A window of Streptomyces sp. NBC_01689 genomic DNA:
CGAGTTGTTCTGCATCTGGTCCTTGAGGAACGCTCCGGAGCCGCCTCCGAGCATCGACAGGTCGTCGTACGCGTACCTGATCCAGTGCTTGCCGCCGGCCTGCCGGGCGAAGGCCTCGCCCATCTTCGCGTAGTAGGCGTCGGACAGATAGCGGGCCTCCATGGACGTCGTGCCCGCCTTGCGCATCGTGTCGGCCATGGTGCCGCCGGTGTAGGTGATGGTCACGTCGCCGACGAGGCCGTCGCGCCAGCCCATGACGCCGTCCGACTTCATGGACATCAGGGTGCCCATGGTCGCCGTCGACTCGATCCTGGCCGAGTCCGCGCCGTCGGTGGACTTCTCGGCGGACTGCAGCGCCGCCAGGGGGCTGACCCGGGTCACGCCCTTGTGGGCCGCCTTGTCGTCCGTCCCGGACCCGCCCGACGAGCAGGCGGCCACCGTCGTCAGCGCGCTCACCAGAGCGATCGCGAGGGTCACGCGGCGCGCGGTCGTGCTCTTCATCTGTCCCCACCCCTATGCAGATCCTGAGAGCCGCACGGTAGCGCAGCCCACTGACACCCGTATCGGAATATCTGTCCGGGAATGGGGACGGGCCCCGCACCTCGAAAGGTTGCGGGGCCCGTGCCAAGAACGCGTATGCGACGCGGTCACCGGGGTGAGCGGAGGGCTCAGACGGCGGCCGGGTCCTCCTCGACGAGGAGGTTGCGGGTGCGGTTCGGGTCGACGGGAACGCCGGGGCCGATCGTGGTGCTGATCGCGGCCTTCTTGATGTAGCGACCCTTGGCGGCCGACGGCTTCAGACGAAGGATCTCGTCGAGCGCGGCGCCGTAGTTCTCCACCAGCTTGGCCTCGTCGAAGGAGGTCTTGCCGATGATGAAGTGGAGGTTCGAGTGCTTGTCGACGCGGAACTCGATCTTGCCGCCCTTGATCTCGGTCACGGCCTTGGCCACGTCCGGGGTCACGGTGCCGGTCTTCGGGTTCGGCATCAGACCACGCGGGCCGAGGACGCGGCCGAGGCGGCCGACCTTGCCCATGAGGTCCGGGGTGGCGACGACGGCGTCGAAGTCCAGACGGCCCTTCGACACCTCGTCGATGAGCTCGTCGGAGCCGACGATGTCGGCGCCCGCGGCGAGTGCGGCCTCGGCACGGTCACCGGTCGCGAAGACCAGGACCCGGGCGGTCTTGCCGGTGCCGTGCGGGAGGTTCACGGTGCCACGGACCATCTGGTCGGCCTTGCGCGGGTCGACACCCAGGCGGAAGGCGACCTCGACGGTGCCGTCGAACTTGCTCGTGGAGGTCTCCTTGGCGAGACGGACGGCCTCGAGCGGGGCGTAGAGCTTCTCCCGGTCGATCTTGGCGTCCGCAGCGCGGAGAGACTTGCTGCGCTTGCTCACTACTGCTCCTGATGTGTTCTGAGGAGTCGTGGTGCGGGCCGAGCAGGCCCTGCCACGTCGTTCTCGATGTGCGGCTCGCGCCGCGTGGCCTTACGAAGGTGGGCGTCAGCCCTCGACCGTGATGCCCATGGAACGGGCGGTGCCGGCGATGATCTTCGACGCGGCGTCCAGGTCGTTGGCGTTCAGGTCGGGAAGCTTGGTCGTGGCGATCTCACGGACCTGCGCCTCGGTGATCTTGGCGACCTTGGTCTTGTGCGGCTCGCCCGAGCCCTTCTCGACACCGGCGGCCTTGAGGATCATCTTGGCGGCCGGCGGAGTCTTGGTGATGAAGGTGAAGGAACGGTCCTCGTAGACCGTGATCTCCACCGGGATCACCCAGCCACGCTGCGACTCGGTCGCCGCGTTGTAGGCCTTGCAGAACTCCATGATGTTGACGCCGTGCTGACCGAGCGCGGGGCCGACCGGCGGGGCCGGGTTCGCCGCACCGGCGTTGATCTGGAGCTTGATGAGCCCCGTGACCTTCTTCTTCTTGGGAGGCATGTGCTCTCTCCGGGTCCTAGTGAGAGTTTTCAGCCTTCGTCCGGTTCATCCGGATGGAGGCATACCGCACAACGATAACGGGTATCCATGCGGGGCCAAAAACCGAGCAGGTCAGACGGGCCGCGTGAGCCCGTCTGACCTGTTCGGAAGACGTACGTCCAGAAGCCGCTAGTTCTTCTGGATCTGGTCGAAGGAGAGCTCGACCGGGGTCTCGCGGCCGAAGATCTCGACGAGACCCTTGACCTTCTTCGAGTCGGCATTGATCTCGTTGATGGTCGCCTGCAGCGTGGCGAACGGACCGTCCGTGACGGTGACCGAGTCGCCGACCTCGAAGTCCAGCACCTGGACCTCGACCTTGCGCT
This region includes:
- the rplA gene encoding 50S ribosomal protein L1; this translates as MSKRSKSLRAADAKIDREKLYAPLEAVRLAKETSTSKFDGTVEVAFRLGVDPRKADQMVRGTVNLPHGTGKTARVLVFATGDRAEAALAAGADIVGSDELIDEVSKGRLDFDAVVATPDLMGKVGRLGRVLGPRGLMPNPKTGTVTPDVAKAVTEIKGGKIEFRVDKHSNLHFIIGKTSFDEAKLVENYGAALDEILRLKPSAAKGRYIKKAAISTTIGPGVPVDPNRTRNLLVEEDPAAV
- the rplK gene encoding 50S ribosomal protein L11, whose amino-acid sequence is MPPKKKKVTGLIKLQINAGAANPAPPVGPALGQHGVNIMEFCKAYNAATESQRGWVIPVEITVYEDRSFTFITKTPPAAKMILKAAGVEKGSGEPHKTKVAKITEAQVREIATTKLPDLNANDLDAASKIIAGTARSMGITVEG